TGAGGATACCAGCAGACTCAGCACCCACCCAGGGTCCTCCCAATGGGAGCAGGATCACCCTATGGCCAGTGGTAGGGATAGCACCAGCAGCATAAGACAACCTCCTCGGACAGAGATCAGGGTCTTCATGGGGAGCATCCCCAAAAGGCCACTAGGGAATGAGCAGAGCTGTGACTGATCTGGCCGAAGTGAGCAGGCGCAGCTGAGGAGGAAGCTGGCAGATGCCTCGCGGTGGCATTTATGTGTGAACCCCCACTGCACCTGGAGACTCCTAGAGAAAGTGCACAAGATTTGGGGGGAGTCAGGAGGTCCTGCAACAGCTGGCCACAGTGAGAGCCAGGAAAGAACAGTACTGCTGAGGGCTCATAGTATTCTTTTTGAGGGAGTGGGGGTGGAGAGGCTCATAGTATCTTATTTGTAATCCCAGGCCAGCGGGCTGTGGAGTGGtctgaggaaactgaagtcagAACATCTTAGGTTttttacaaatacaaataaactGGAATACTAAAGCCTAACCAGTGGTgatcaaagtattttttaaatcatagtcAGCCTTAGCTTCTCCCTACCCCCTACCCCTCTAAAACTCTGTGCATGATTTCAGCTTTACTTTCTTTCTCAAGACATGGCAATGTGCTgagtcactaaaaaaaaaaaaaaaaagtaaagaaagagtgATCCAGCTCCTGAGGACTAGCCTTGGTAATGATCTAAGCTTCTACGCGGCACTTTttgccctggtttgattcctgtgatGCTAAAGGACGTCACATTGAGCAATCTTAATAAGCTTTCCAATCAACCCCACCCGCtctggccccacccccaccctccaacaAAGATTTATCAAATGTGGGATTTTCCCATGAGTCTCAATATTAGAGTCTCAACCCCCAATAAATATGAGACCGGGGATGTCTGAGACTCAGTCTGCCCTCGAGCCCACCAGGAACGAAAGAGAGCTCCATCTGCCCTCCAGGAACCCAGCTATGAACTCCCTCTTCACAAGTAAGTGAAGGAAATCCTTAGCCCAGGAACTGTGCCTGGCAGCCGTGCGGCGAGGGAGGGGGGTGTGTGTCTGCTGCTGTGAGGGCTGGCGGGCGGCCAACAGCCAGAAGCACAGCTCCCCCAGCGGCGCAGTCTGCTCACTGGCTGTCTCCCTCCGCTCTGTCACAGGCGCCTTCAGTCCACTCGCTGTCTCCCTGGGGCTGCTCCTGGTGATGGCTTCTGCTTTTCCTACCCCGGGTCCCCTGGgagaagatttcaaaaatgacacCACCCCAAGCAGACTACTTCTGACCACTCCAGACAAAACCGAAGCTCTCATTAAGCACATCGTCGACAAAATCTCTGCAATGAGAAAGGAGGTGGGTAGGCTCACCCCAGGGTGATGAGCACCCATGTGGGCATCTATTTCCTTGCTCTTGGATATGAACGGGGGCTTCTGCATTGGGAGGTCTTTGCTGGGTTTGGAGGCAGTTCAGACTTGAAGCCAAAGGGGCAGACTATGTCCTGTAATTTCTCCTCTGCTGCTGGTCTCAGATGGTTCCTTTTCATCCTGGAAAATATACAGAGGGGCTGGGATCCCTGCCCCCTGGCCCATTCTCAGCTCCATTCTTGGCATGAGCTGTGGATCACACTGCCTCTCAGGATTTCCTTTTCCATAACCAAAAAATAAGGTCTGTTGATCTTTTTTGTGATTTGGATTTTGGGAGGATTAAAAAGCACCACCTGAAATGACTGTTCAGCTTCTCAGGACAGTCACAGTACTTTTAGGTTatgccagtccagtggttaaggactcCCCAAAGTCATTCTGGCATGTAAGACGGATACCTGATAGTCCACCAAAGTGGCAAAATCATACATAGGCTACAGCAGCTCCCAAGCTTTAAATGTAAGGTAGTTTGGCTCTGCTTtggtagaaagaaaataatacaggAGAGGCAACTGGGAGTCCCAAATCTAGCTCTGATTCTGCTGGACAAgctttgtgatcttgggcaaattcttCAGCACCTCTGGGCTCCATCTGTAAAATTATGGAATTGGACTAGATGACCTGAAAGATCCTTCCAGCTGGGACATAAAATTCTGGCTCAAATTATATTCATCCAATTATTATCAAAATTCCTATCATTTATTATGTTACCTACTATGTCCTGGCactttataaaatattgttttgtCCTCACAATAAACTTAATGAGGAGGCTTTTCATTATCCCCAACTTGCAGATATAGGGACACTGAGACTGGGAATAGGTAATAACCATGAAGTCACAGGTGAGGCTAGAACTGAACCCAAGTGTGCCCATCTTCTGTAGAGCTCGTTTGCCTGGATGCTAATGGActgtgacttcacttttcttagAGAACTTCCTGGCCATGAGACATCATGCATCAGCCCTCTAGTGGTGTGAGTTTTAGGGGCATTCATACGATAACGGTTCTGATATTCTTTCCCAGATATGTGAGAAGAATGACAAGTGTGAAAACAGCAAGGAGACACTGGCAGAAAATAACCTGAATCTTCcaaaaatggaggaaaaagaCGGATGCTTCCAATCTGGGTTCAATCAGGTACAAATGCATTATGTTCACTTTTCACTACTCCCTAGTCAAAAGTTCTCCCCCTTGCATGAAGCATCTGTATACATAAAGACCAGGCAGGCAATGAAGAAGGGGATTAATATAAATAACATCATGTAAATTTCATGAGGAG
This is a stretch of genomic DNA from Dama dama isolate Ldn47 chromosome 18, ASM3311817v1, whole genome shotgun sequence. It encodes these proteins:
- the IL6 gene encoding interleukin-6, with translation MRPGMSETQSALEPTRNERELHLPSRNPAMNSLFTSAFSPLAVSLGLLLVMASAFPTPGPLGEDFKNDTTPSRLLLTTPDKTEALIKHIVDKISAMRKEICEKNDKCENSKETLAENNLNLPKMEEKDGCFQSGFNQETCLIRSTVGLLEYQTYLDYLQNEYEGDQENVKDLRSSIRTLLQIMRQKSIDLVTTPTTNPDLLEKMQSSNEWVKNAKIILILRSLENFLQFSLRAIRMK